One Triticum dicoccoides isolate Atlit2015 ecotype Zavitan chromosome 3B, WEW_v2.0, whole genome shotgun sequence genomic window, CTGGTAAGCACCAGGGCTGGCGGGTAAAATATCCTGTAACTGTCTTTTGAGAGATCAGTTCATTGTTTTCGTTAATAGAAACTTTTTCTCTAGGACAATACTTCAGGAATGTCTGCCAAACACTATAGGACAAAAGATGGCTTTTGGTGTACTAAGTATTAAGAAAAAAAAGGAGCGTCTatcaaaaaggaagaaaaaaacaaggGATAATGACCCCAATAGCCAACGAGCCTTCCCTGTTAAGGGTCAATTTTTGTTGCCACGAGCATTGCAAATTTAAAACAGCATAGTTAGCGAGCATGACAACTATGCTGTAGTTTTGTTTTTCATCATAAAATTGCCAGTGCTTGCAAATTTAAATCGTCATCTTTGCCCATCCTTGTGGTAACTAAAGTTGCCATCAAAATGTTTGCAATTGCCACCCTTCCTAGAGAATCGTCCGCTGAATGACATTACCCTGGTTTTAGCACAAAGAACTTCTCTAACAATTTCTATAGGTTCAATGTAAGATCTATCTGTTGTTTAATCATCACATCAATTTTTCCTTCAATTTTTAAGGGGGGCGATATCTTTAGCAATTTATTATAAAGAGCATAAGTAATGGGACAAGAATTCTTGGAACATGGTTACATGCATACCCGCTAGACCAGTAAAATTGGTAATAATAATAGATTTTATATATATGAAATTTTAGGGTATTAAACTTGATCGCCCATTCTACTCACATGTGAAGTTTCGTGAAGAAATGACATATGTGGTATCATGAGCAACAAAAAGTAACGTTACACCTATCATAAGGGATCTTACGTGACCGATTGGATGAAATCTGGGAAGGGGCCCATCCAGTTGAATTCGGGGGTTATTTATTGGTTAGGGATGGAAGGTCACGTAGCTCTTCGTAGCCCCTTCGTAGGTCTAGCATTTTAGTGGCGTCTACCCGGCTGGAGCATATGGCAAAGGAGCCTGCTACTATGATTTTGATTACATCAAAGTTTTACCCGAGTCAGTACCGGCCGAGCCTTGAAGGAAAGCGTCGCTCTCCCTCTCGTTTGCCCGTACAGTGATGAAACTGCTATGTTAGCTAATCAGATTTGACACAAGCCTTGCCCCGACCTTACTCTAGTCAATCAGACGGTACTAATTGATAATCGGCTTGGCCCATCACCCTTACACTAATCGATGCCTCTTTTCTCTGAAGCACTCTGGGCTTCGTTTGACCTTTTTGTTTAAGTAGGGTTGTTTTTGTCTGGTCTTGTGCAACGAAGGCAGAGTGGTTGGAGGGAGTAGTGATCCTTTTGCTCTTAcatatttttcttttcctttgtcgTCCAAGGTTTCGTGTGCATCCTTGACACATGTCCTGGGGCGGTGGGGCCTAATCCCTTATTAACAAGATGATAGTGCCATTGTTGCAAGAAAATTTCTCCAGAACAACGGAGCTGAAAACAACCAGCCACCCATATTACACCCAACAACTAGGAATCTCCGTTGGAGCAAGAGAATGCCGGCATATTTTATGCTGGAGGTTGGCAATCTATCGTTGTGTTGCTCAGTGAGATCCCTTTTGGATCGGCTGCCCCATTATCCCACTTTGATTCCGAGAACTTTTAATGTCAACACCCCCAAAACATAACgtccttttttttttgaaaggcAAAACATAACGTCCTGGGATGCAGAGATGAGAGCAACCATACTCAAGTTTCTTCATGATAAGCGACGTTGCGCCAATAGAATACGAACCAACTACTCCTACATATATATGTTCGTTCCAGTACCCATAGGCCATACCCTGCTGTTTGTCGCGGTGGTATTAGTTGCCGACGTCTCCTACGTGACACCCAAGTCGTCTCCCCAGGTTGCTGGTTAGTCAAGCCTAATAAAAAAATAAGACTATCCTAACCAGATAGCAACCACGGCCATAGCTATATACTACCACCAATCCATTTGGGCCTCATTCGGTCTGAAGGATTTTCGTAGGAAAAACATAGGAAGAAGTATTTCGGAGGAAAATTTTTTATATATGCATTCGGTTTGTAGGAAACACGTACATGAATTTCGTAAGAATACTACTCATTTTCTGTGTTTtttgaaggaaactacacatccactcAAAGCTCATTTTGCGCGTAGAAACGAGGCAAATCATTTCCTTAGAATGGCAAGTGACATCCTATCAAATTCCTATACTACTCCTAATTCCTATGTTTTAATTTCTTCTAAACCGATTGAGCCCTTGATGATTAGGCATATACTAATTCAACTTCCAACCAGCTGTTAGAATAAGCACATGCTTAACTGCCGCCGTTCGTTGCAAAAAAAAAACCCACCAATAGATGATAAGGTACTGAAAATCTCGGGATTTCTTTTTGCActtctgcttcggtacacccccccTAAACACAAGGACGGCTTAGATTAGCCGATACCTCTTCATAAGTAAGGGCATGATAGTCATATTTTATAAACTCTTCACGTATATGCTaaacttttttttttttgagaaacacgtATACGCTGTACATGAATGGACGTCAACACCCTGCCGCGCTGGGTTAGCCCATTCAGACTTTTTTTTAAAACCGCAAAAATTGGTGCTTGCTGCAGGATTCGAAACTACGTCCTCCTAGAATTAGCACAGCCGCACTAACCAACTAGCAAACCTAACGTCGGATGTTGTGTAAATTTTTTAAAGCTTAAAATAGAACACTGGGAAAGCGCATCATTTTCTGTTtggtattttccttttcttttttgtttcttaaaTGCGAGAACTTTTACAAttcgtgatttttttagaaaatgaagacAAAATTTAAAATTCTAGAATTTTTCTTCCAAATCAGAgaacttttttttttcaaaattgatcagTTTTCTTAACAAATTCGTGAACTATTTCGCAAATTGGCGATTTCTTTTTGAAAACTGTTCAACTTTTTTTATAAAATTGACGAACTTTGTTTCtaaatcaatgattttttttttcaaatcaatGCACTTTTCTTTAAAATCGATAAACTTATTCTGAAtttttgatgaaattttttcaaaatcaataaaagaaacaaaaaaacaaaagaaaaacaaattaaTATAAAAAACCCATgtaaaaaccaaagaaaaaaccAGCCcggttgaaaaggaaaaccagagtCTTTCTTTTTAGCGTTATATTTGATGCACTACAAAAGATGGAAAAAAAAAGCTTAGACCATGATCAACAGAGGTGTTCGAGTAGGCGAGATGGCTCCGTCTAAGAGCACGTCATTTTCCGACATCCTTGAAATGGCACCAATAATTTTTTCATGCCttctatgaccaattcaaggcaccatgccaagttgttttggttttcgacaagttttgcaTTTTTTAGGGTTTTCTCCGTAAAAAAAGCCTGATAAATGGGCGGACGTGTCACAACTTGCATACAGTGTCATGAATcgttcaaacctggcatggatgaCTACCATGGTCATGCCCACCTGCTTGAAAAGGTTGGGGTCATTTTAAGAATGTCCAAAAGTAGACCATGTTTAATGGAGGATGTTCGGGTTGGCTAGAACACTCTACCTGAGGGTACAATGTTTCTCAACATCCTTCAAATGGCCTAATTTTCCCCCCTCCTTCTATGATCAAATCAAGGCATCATGTCAAGCTATTTAATTTTTTGATAATTcttgcattttctagagttttctcggAGAAAACTGGCTGATAAATGGCTGGACGTGACATAACATGCATATGGTGTGGGAAATTCATTCAAAACTAGACCATGTccatatttttctattttttctggaaTTCCAAATTTGTtactgtttttcaaaaaaaatcttcaTGTTTACATTTTATTCTTTTATAAAAAAACTGTTCGTGTTTTGACATTCTGAGCAAGTTTGAAAggcatgatttttttttaaatttatttacaATTTTTAAAAAACAAATATTAGTATTTTATGAACAAAACAGGAAAACTAGAAACCCTAACTAAAACCGTGCAAAAAAAGAAACATAAACCAAAGAGTGAAGGTGCTTTTTTTTCCTTGGCGTTATCTctctagaacaagaagaagaagacatgctTAGTAGTAAAATCAGATGTGCTAGCCTAGTTGGTTTGGGCGGTCACATGTAGTGCTTGAGGGCTGTAGTTCGAATCTGGAAGAGGACATTCTTTTTTTGATTATTATAAAACTAAAAAGCGCATGTGAGGGCTGTTCGCCGGGTATTATACGAACCTACAGTGTATATGTAGAAACGTGAGTATAATTTATGAAAAGTTCATACTACCCTTTATACGTTttgtggggggggagggggtgtaCCGAAGCATTGCTCTTCTTTTTGCAGGTGTTAGATAATTCTCATCATGTCGACATCCGATGGCGGCTGAATACATACGGGCTGCACACCTACTACTACGACTATTGTACTGACTTAAACTTATTTCAAATCTCCTTGTAGAAACAACAATATGAAATGCATTTGCATAAGTTGGTTTTGCACTGCGGCAATGATTGTTGCAATTGACCAAGCCCAGAGTCCGAACCACCAAGGGAGTATAAAGCCACCCATTGGAGAGGAGGCTTTCGGGAGAGCTTGCATCCAGGCACATATACCGAGTACACCAATCAGCAACCTTCAAGTATCCTAGTTTAATCTCGCCGCGAGCCCGCGAAGATGAAGGTTCTGCAGGCTCTTAATTTCCATCCTCCCTGGCTTGTTTCTGAGATTTTATCGGTCACTCACAGTCACCGTTTCTGTTATTCTGAACCAGATGGTGCTTAAGGTGCCGATGGTCTGCAAGAAGTGCAAGTCTTGCGTCCTTACGATTGTGTCCAAGGTCAAAGGTCTGTAATATTCTCTCTATGGGCGTGATTCGCTCGTCCTCCTCTGTAACTTACTTGAAGGTCGTGTGTGTCCATGGCAGGGGTCAAGTCGATGGCATACGACGAGGAGAAGAGCACGCTGACGGTGGTGGGGGATGTGGACGTGGTGGTGGTCGTCGACGCGCTGCGCAAGGGGAAGCACCCGGCGACGGTGGTGACGGTGGGCGACgagaagaaggaggcggaggagaagaagaagaaggaggaagaggagaagaagaagaaggaggccgaggagaagaagaaaaaggaatgcATGCAAAAGCACTGCCTCAAGGCTTGCTCGCCGCCACTCTACTGCCCCAAGGCTTGCTCGCCGCCACGCCACTGcccgccgccaccccactgcccgcCGCAATCCTACTGCTACGTCGACGACTCCGGCCCCTGCACCATCATGTGAGCGAGAGGGCAGATCATCGACCCGGCGCCGCCGTATATATACAGCCGATCGTTGTTGCCGGTGCAAATCAAGCCACTCCTCCAGGCCAGGCACACCAATTAATTCGTGCGTACGTCTTGTTCATCGTTCAGAAGATTCAGAGCTTGCATGCACATTATTTTTCTTTTCCTGTATCTTTTCCGGTTCCTGTGATCAAGAATTGTATGTCTCGACGGAGACCTTCTTTTACTACTCACAAGTCACAACTCGTGTACTTGCAATCTGCAAATGAGCTGTTTGGTTCATGGCAATGCGACGACTTGGATATAAGATTGGTGGTGGGGTACTTAGCTTCACCTAATAATGTGACAAGTTGATTACTCTACCGGTCGGCATTGCCAAATGGAACAGTTTATTGCAACAATTTGTCCCTTTTGACGCTGGAACTTTCATATGCCGTCGCCGATTGGTACTCTCCGGGAAACAAATAATTTCTGCAGATCACGCAATGATTCAGGTGCACTTTTACAATTCTCCAACTTACCTCTTGACCATTGAAAAAAGAACACTCTTGAGACTTACTCCTTccgtttttaaatatttgtctttccagagatttcaacaagtgactacatatgcagcaaaatgagtgaatctatactttaaaatatgtttatatacatctgtATATGATAG contains:
- the LOC119281454 gene encoding heavy metal-associated isoprenylated plant protein 2-like, with amino-acid sequence MKMVLKVPMVCKKCKSCVLTIVSKVKGVKSMAYDEEKSTLTVVGDVDVVVVVDALRKGKHPATVVTVGDEKKEAEEKKKKEEEEKKKKEAEEKKKKECMQKHCLKACSPPLYCPKACSPPRHCPPPPHCPPQSYCYVDDSGPCTIM